The Phragmites australis chromosome 13, lpPhrAust1.1, whole genome shotgun sequence DNA window AACTTTCCTCAAAGATCAACTATAATGAAAAAGTATGCAAGAAGGTAAAAGAGacaaaaatttgtttcccgaagttcaaatcaaacaatcctacatctccgttgagttACTCACAAAGaatcgggtctctttcaacttTTAACCTCACCAAGCGACCATAAAGATAAAGCTTGGACTTACTCAAAACTTTCTTTTCCTTTGCGGAGGCGAGTATGGCATTCACAAACTTTTTGAGACACTCTACAAGCTTGGGTACTCTATATATGATGCCTAGCTATCTAGAAATTCCAAGCTCTAAGAGTAGCGAACGCGAATTGATAGCTTAATGACGAAcccaagtgctcaaaagatggatttatGCTCACTAGCACTTAATCTCACTTTCCCAACCTAACTCTCAAAATCTTACAAGATttgatgcactagaggagttaTGAGGGTTATTGAATAGCTATGAATGTATTTATCTCAAGTTAGTTCAACAACAGTAGCACATAAAATGAAGggggaggggtatttataccgtTCCACCAAAAAACTAACTGTTACAATGTTTTTTATAATgatccagagtatctgggttgaCACTTTAACGCGTAACCGAGAGTCCTGTTCGGAAACCAACTCGAAGAGTCCGGATAACCGACAgataccagagtatccggatcaacccggagactctgggtaaaACACAAAAGCCCTAACCAAACACCGCCTGTTGAAGCTGGACTCAGAGACTTCGACTGACCCaccagaatccggagtatccgggtcagcccggagactccgggcacAGACTAAGAGTTAGAATTTTCAGTGTTCATGGAGGTGATTTGTATCTCTCTTCTTTGGTCTAAAGGagtactttgagcactaagaaaTCTTTAATTCTATTTATACGCATCTCTCTTGATAATACAACATACCTATACTTAAATTCggaaataaaatcaatttaaatctattAAGTGACTATATGTcacttctctttttccttttgaagGACACCAATATCATTTAACTTCTTTGATGAGATCAAAACTTGTTCATAACTTTAATAAACTTattagtctcttaatcgttTGACATCGTTTATCCAAAACCCACGTAAGGGCCTAAATGCATTTTCAGAGAGCTGCTCATTTTGGATCGTGTAAGAGATATTCTTCTCGTTGCTAGAGGGTGAATCATTttggtcttgaaccatcataACCCgctagatccatcaacttaaaaaaaatccattcttCCGGCGGTTGGTTCTCTTGCGTTTAGGTTCTTTTTTCAAGTTGTTTGATTACTTGCGCTATAACTCTTATTATGGCACCAACCAAAACCTAGTATTCACATTAATCTAAGAGAAGTATTGGTTTTGGAAGTTTAGTATTTGTTTTTGTCTCTTGCTTCTGTATgtagttttgaggtgcgttggattcaagaataaaaaaaaccatcaatttcgatttttttaaagataCATATTCACTCACTCTATTCGTCTATCTCGATCCTATATATCACCTCTAGATCACTGCTATGGATCTCTCAAAGCTGATCTACAACCTGAAATTGattttcagggggtgacctaAAACAAATTCAGTAGATCGGTGGTTCTTATGGTGGGTTTGTATCACAGTGATGTGATGATACAGGCAATAAAAAGCAAAACCAAGTTACCGTCCAAAAATTCAGCAATGGCTAGACTCTATGTAATAAcctatcttttttctttatctttttgtttttcCCCTCTGTACATAACTTTTTTATAGTTAATACATAAAATTAGTAGATGACGATGCTACTGTTCCATCCCGAAAAAAAAGCACGGTGCAGTTGATCCGCAGTGAAAGGTTCCAATCCCTTCCTGATCATGGCGCCCGGGATTCGTATCTATCATCTTCATTCACTCTCCTAAAGTTATCACAGTTACAGCAGAGTCAGAGTAGCAGCAGCTACACATCACATGTCAAGTTCACATGAATCGCAACATACCAGAGACACATGGAGCCCCCGCTCTGATGAGGATAGCTGGTATGTCTCTGTCGCCTTCTACAGCATTGCTTACACTTGCATGGATGCAATACAAGAGCAAGCTCAGTGGCAACTCATGCGTTATCAGGGAGCCTACATCAGGTGTGAGCCACTCTAAAAGAAATTCCATGATTGGTGCATGCCTGGGCCCAGAATGCCAATGGCAGTGAAAGAAATGAGCTTTGATCAAACGGCTGTCCTGGAAAAGATTCTGCCTAGGCAATTACAATCTGATAACTACTGGCCGGAGGGGAATTCCTCAAACCAAGTGCCCCCTTTGTCTGATTGTTCTAACGGTCGCTGGATATTGGAGTGCTCCTAAACTAGGCTCATACAGTATGCTTACTAGTGTAGGCACTATTTGCAGACAAAATGTTCCGCTCACTTTAGTCTTGAGGACCGTGCGCTCGAGACAATCTTTCTCCCATGCCATGGATCTGTGCGTCAAACAATCATTTGTGGTCCATTCCAAGATTATGAACTGCCATATAGGAGTATTATGAGCTGCTGATTAGACAACCGAATATGAGGTTACTGTTTGGTGTATTTGAGGACCCTTCTCTATGACAGACACACGGACGTGTTCtgacagaaaaaaaatcttgttaatCACTCAAACTGATATTTTGCAGACTCTTCGGTGTGAGGTAGCTGCAGGTCACCGCCGTTAATATGCTCATATCCCCATTTACCAGTCCTATAATTTGCTTTTCAAGGGTCCTATTATCCTATACAGCTACACTCCTATCTTTAGCTTACAAGAGACAACAATGGGACCAGTGCCAGGGAAGATCAGACAAAAACATCAGTTATCTAATCATCATTTGTTTGACCAATCATACATCCCAACAGAACCAAACATCCCTACAAAACAGGAACACATATGAGGAACTATGGATCTGAGATTGAGAGTGAGAGCTTTGAACTCATGACCTCAACCAGACTAACCAGGCCTATGTATTGGATCTGAGATTGAGAGTGAGAGCTTTGAACTCATGACCTCAACCAGACTAATCAGACTAATCAGGTCTCATGAACGGATGGACCATACACTCATAACTCGATCTCATCAAGCTGATTCTTAAGCACCCTTGCTGATACCGACCATGCACCTTGGCCACCAGTTGTGCATTTGGTTGAAAGTTGAAATACGAGGTTGAATAGCATATAACTATCTATATTTTGTTGAATGAGgtattctaattttttatttgataatATGGATAGGACGATCTAATTTTTTACTTGAACGGATATAAATTAGATAGAGTTAGTCAAAATTTTATGAGTCCTGTCAtgtatttagttttttttattatcaaaatataattatttgagatcttattttgttaatttaattGCAATGAATATAATTGTATCGCAGATCTGATAAACGGTTTAcgagataatatcatttaaaatatgctaaaaaaatatatttactctAACCAACCAAAATATACCACATCAGCACATCCAAAACATAGATAACTCCGTCTAACCAATTTCATAGAATAAATTCATTCAACATCTGAGAAGAATATTCATCTTAAATGACCATTCAATCCAATTTACCATCCAATCAAACaccttaaaaaaattaaataatcatCCCTATCTATACATgtcccaaccaaacacactccaAGTTGGACCACAGTTTTAAGGCTACCAGTGAGTACCAATCTTGAAGCCAATAAATGGTCACAAGGCCACAGTACAACAAATCAAACAGCAAATTCAATGAGCTAGAGACTTGGTGCTAGTACGAGTGTAGGACTCgatgcataagcttaaaaaaaGTGAAGATCGGCCGATGTCCAAATTTTTCTACCAGTACATGGTGAATCCATACACATGAACCTTGGCCAGTCACAAAATCCCAGTGAGGTCAGTGGCAGCAGTATCCAGTAACCAACTTACGTACGGCGCCCGCGAGAACAACTTTGGTCAAAATTTGCAAATGGCGAAGCGGGTACAAGACAAAAGTATATTCAATTGTTCATACCCGCTGACAGCATCCAACCAAGTCTTGTGAGTTGTGACGCTGGATATGAGAGGATAGGGCGACGTGAGTGAGCGAATGATGATGTGAGATGGGCCGGTGAAAAGGCCAGGACTTGAGCCATAAAATATTTTCTGAGAGGCACCACGCTGACACAGAAAGATGTGGCGGTGTAGCAGCAGTCTCCCTCCCCATCCCTCTGTGCTGTAATTGATCTGAGTGGGAAGGACTGCTTGCCTGCAGGGGTAGGGTTCCAGTCCAGCCTAgggacctctgtttgaccaccATAGTTTTTACAACCAAAAGGAATAATATTAGCTTTGGaatatggagtgttaaaggtgcACACATCTCCAGAAGAGCTTAAATTTCTTAATCTTCGTTGTTATAGTATAATACTAATGTGCAGAAGGATAACTTTGCGTGATAGGAAAAAGCTTATGTGATTTTCTGATAAAGGCCGGGTCTGTAAAGAGGATGAAAAGTTTCTGTACAGAGCAAGAAGTCGTCTAAGGTTGTTGGTACGACTCGTATTTGCACATGTATGCGTTTCTAGGGTAGTACTTGGAGCATCAAAGCGATTCTCTTAGGCTACGATCCCTTCATCTATGGGTTTTTTTCACTTTAGGGTTTATAAAGGTTTTTTATGGTTATTATCAAAAAAGATTTTTAAGgttattttttaatgattttttttttacgaattcattcaaaagaaaattgttagaaataaaagaaaataaaaagaagaaaaacgagaagaaaaaatagaaagagaagaaaatgaaagaaatatagtTAGGATCATCTTATAGCCAGCCAGCTTTACTCATGGGATGAGATATTTGTAAGGAGAACAAAGTAAAAGTTTCTGGGGCACTTGGAAAGAAATTTCTCACGGCCAGAGAGACTGACTTGTGGACTCCTGTCTAGTAGTAGCTCCGAAGAACTAAAAAGCACGAGACATGTCATCGTGTCCTTAGATCTCAGCTATACAGTCCCACTGCTCTGGCTTTCTCCCCTCTCACTCCTCACTCCCCCTTCCTCACTGGCCGCTCTCACCCACCCAGCAAGGAAGAATGGAGTACGAGAGGATTCATCAGAAAGCCCAGGTACGCGCTCTGTGCAAGCTGCAAGCCAGTGCGGTAGCTCATTATCGTGGTTATAGGACGATTCAGTCCGAATTGTATTCATAAATCGAATGTTTACCGActaaactcaaatttaaaattatttttttaaaaaaattaacgaaATTCGAACGGTTTTTACCTCATTCTATCGAATTACTGTGTGGTTACCACTTTCGAACGATTTTCGGAGGTAAAACGCATTTGTAAACCTTGCTTGCTGGTCGCTCAATTTGCTTCGTCGTTCTTCAAGTGAGGGCCTACTTTATTTTGTTGCTATAGATGTGATTTCTTGCCTTTGTTGCCAAGTTTTTCTTTCGCTTCTTTAGAAGATTATTTTTCCTCGTGCCCATTTAGGTAGTACTCTGTAGGAATGTTCTGTTTCATTTCAAGTtagtctcttggagttcttagGATGTAAGATTGACACTCCTATGAGACAACTTGAGAAAAAAGTGGGCAAACCTTGAAATGATATAAGATTAATACAATGTTCCTGGTTTAGAGAGTTACCAGTCAATCTTTTTTCTCAGGCGAAGTGAAGCTACGTCCCAAGTCCAACGCTAAATACACAGTTCTATATAGGAAAAGATCCTTTCTTTCCAGGTAGTCGAGACCTATCTAGAATACTCATTCTGAAAAATTTGGTGTCGATTACAGTACATCCTAGTTTTTTGCATGGTAAaggtgatgatttcactattTTGCAGCATTTTCCTTACAATTTGTTCCTGGCTGAGAAATAGCAGTACCCTTTCCACTAAACTCTGGAATGGCTAACATCTTCTAGTTCTACGGAGTACTAAGATGCCCTTTTGGGGTTCACTAATTGTCTAACATATTTGCCATGTTTTTTGTGCGATAATCACCATCTTAAATTGCAATATCTTACAAATTAGAGCTTTCATGGAGATTTTGTTTTTGAACTAAAAGATTTCATGGAGAATGACTTACAGCTTTGAGGTTCCCGCAGGCTGGTGCTCTTTCTCCAACAAAGCTAAGGATGAAGCTTCTGGGAGCCCACAATCGAGTGAGGGTCATCACCAACAACTCATCGTCGCGAACATCACCTGCAAAAAACACCGAGACATCACAAGCGCAGAACAGGCTATTAGTCTGTGATGTTCTTGAAGAAGGTACGAGCAAATTGGCCATTGATTTGATAACTTGCCACCTTTCCTGGCCAAGTCAATCACACATCCTTTTTGTTCTACGAACAGTTTCAGACAGCTCTGATGGCTCCAAACGCCCTTCAGCAATTAACCAAACTGAAGCTGTAGAAAAGGATTCAGCATTGGATAGCAATAAAGTCCTGAACACATCCAAGAGTTCGGTTCCCCAACCAGCATCAAGCAGCAACTCAAGCATGATACACCCAGTGAGAACTGTGGAAGAAGACAGTAATGACTGTGATAGTGGGCTTGACAATGCTAGCGCCAGTAGCTTTGAGTTCCATGGAGGTGAGAGGGCCGTGACGCAGAATCCAGCGGTGGGATATTTCTCTAGACAGACTTCCTCCAAGTGGAATGATGCAGAGAAATGGATTGTGAACCGGCAGAATGTTAATCAGAACATCTCCAAGGGCACAGCACAGAACCAGACTGCAAACCAGATGAATTCTGCTGCTTCCAGGGGTGTCATCGTACCCAAAAATTTTGGCCGCCCTGTGCAGAACTTGAAAAGAGTGAATCCAGCTTATTCTGCTTCACGAAGCATATTAGAGAGGTTATCTTTTGCTTCGCATCAGCCAAAGCTGGTTAGGCATGCAGATGTCTTTCCAGTTAATAATGCTAGTGCCACCTCAGAGTATCACAAGGCAAATGATACAGGTTCATCAATTGCAGTGAAGCCCTGCAACGATCCAAAAGGTAACTTCTTCGCCTAATTAGCCAGAAACGCACGAAATTGTGACATTAAACAAGTATAACATATTGACGCTAAACTTTATCTGTCTTCAAAACTTATTTTAACCTGTGTGAATTGTCGCATGCAGCTATTCCTACAGTTCAGTCAGTGTCCGTCAGAGATGTGGGCACAGAAATGACTCCGATACCTAGTCAGGAACCTTCAAGGACTGGAACTCCACTTGGGTCAATGACACCAACACGAAGCCCTAATTGCTCGATACCATCAACTCCTATAGGAGGGAGGTCAATAGCATCACCTGGAGAGGACAACACAGATGATGGTCCATATTTCAACAGAAAAGGTGACACAAATGAGTTGTTAGACACTGAAATGAGGCTTAAGACAAGGAAAGAAATTGCTGCCCTTGGTATACAGCTAGGAAAGATGAACATTGCTACATGGGCCAGCAAAGAAGAGCTAGAACTAGTCTCGGCAGCACCGAGCATTGCTGATTTGGAGCAGATGAGGAAGGAATATGCTGCCCGTGCTGCATCATATGAGGAGGCAGAAACTTCTAAACATACAGCAAGGTATTATTCAGTCTGAATATTTGATCGTTCTTGTTGGTTTCATCTGTTATTGAGTtacaaagagaaacaaaaaaatcttGTAAATTTAGTTTTGTTCATCTCATCATGTTATGGAGATTGTATTCCTCAGATTCAAGAAGGAAGAGGTGAAGATTGAAGTTTGGGAGAGTCGTCAAAGAGCAAAAATTGAATCCAAAATGAGAAGAATAGAGGTAGATTTCCACTTTGCATTTTCATCCTCAGTGCACTTGGCTTTCTTTGCATCAACAAAAATATTCTTACTCAAATTTTGAATGCAGTCTACTCTTGCATATCTAGTAATATGCTAGTAACACTGAAAATCACTTTGTTCCAGGAACATGCAGAGAGAATGAGAAGTGAGGCCATGGCAAAGATGGCTGAAAAGTTAGAGATGACACGCCACCTGGCCGAAGAGAAACGAGCCTCGGCCAATGCCAGGATGAACCAGCAGGCAACAATTGCAGTTCAGAAGGCCGAGAAGATTCGCCGGACAGGACGAATTCCAGgatcaaatatcatatgctgCTGTAGCTGCTTCTGTGAACCTTAGTATATGTTTAATGACAACTATGTTTAATATAGCGGTGGGAAATCTAAACTCCACCCTATATAAATCAGCATTCCTTGATTTTAGTATGAAAAAGGGAGTGCCTGATTAGGTATTCAGATGTAAAACACATTCTTGGTTGCCATGTACATTCCAGTGTTTTATCTTGTTGAAGTGTAAAAAGTACGCGGTTAATTGTTGGTCAATGACGGACAAGTCCTCAATCAGTAAAAGGTGGAGACGACGAGCAGTGGTTGACCACAGCTACGGGGTAGAACCACAACAGTGAGGCTGTGTCCGCAAAAGCTTTTGACTAATTAGCTGAGttaattttcttctttccttttgttctcaGACTATGTGACAGCTAATATCTGATGATTCTAGCTGCAGGTCATGACATGCCTCTCGGGTCTAGTCATGACCCCAGAACCTAAGGAGCTCAGGCAATTCAAGCCGTTAATTGATCGATAAACATCATTTTATCACAGCGGAGAATACATGGTGGCCTACAAAGGTAAAGACTTGAATCCTTTTTTCTCCACTGTGTTAATTCTGCAATGCTCAGTCTCTGAATACGTCATAAAAATCATAAACGCAGTGAACAGTGCACTGAGTAGAAAATCTCGTTGGCCAAATCAGAAATGAGACGAAAGGACCAAAAAGCAAAAAGCGACGAGGAAAAAGTGCAATGAAAGCTTTTAAAAGGCCAGCAAAtgggctcgctttcagcgacgAAGAAGCTACCTCCACGGTTCAAAACAGAGTAGCCAGCAATCAGTGGATGCACAGTTCAAATTTCCGTTTCGTAATCCATCCAGTACTGCAAACACAGCTGAAACAAATCAGTATCGAATCTTTCAAGCAGCTGAAACATATTTGTAACGAGGTGGTGAAGATAAGGAAAGTTACATTCTGTCTTATCAATATAAAAGGAGCAAAGCTGAACTATTTTGTACCAAATCTGATCAAGAACCTTTCAGCATTTCAGTAAGACGCCATATTGATAGACACCAGTTAACAAAAGTGTAAAATGTTTCGCACAAACTGGGGTCTGGAAAGCCCTGAATGAGGCTCCAAGTGCTCCCAGTTTGACTGAATTGTGCCTGGTAGTCCTGACACGTCCACAAGACTGTCCCACTGACATAGAGTAGAGCATTGATTATTCGAACAGAGAATATGCTTACGGAACTATGCTCAGTTGGAGAGCTCTCGTTCAACCCTGGCAAGAATGAAACAAGGCATAAACCTCCAAATGTAGCTGATAGGGTAGGACTTGATCAGCTCACTGTGGTTCCAACTTTTCAGAGATTGGAGCCCCCCTCTTCCCGTCAACAAAAAAGATTGGAGGACCCCTCTACATACCATGATAGTATTACTTTGCTGAACATTAGACTAAAACAGTAAAGTCTGCATATGGAACTTACAACTTTACATTACCAACTTGAGTTATAATAtgttctctcaaaaaaaaaaaacttgagttATATATATCAAAACACAAATCTTCCGGGCGATAGCTATTGCATGGATAACCAGCACTTgtcttagggcatgtttggtttgtgTCTAACCTTATCACGTCTAAGTTTAGTCACGTCATAGATTTTTAGGCAATTGTTTGGTTGACTGTTACAATTATGGTAAACCATACTTTGTTAGCACCTAACTCACACGTTATACACTCAGTATCTTTACTAAATTTACTACGCTTGTGACTAAGAATTTGTTTGTCACACTTTTTGTAGCAAGCCACATTTGACTAAGGTTAGACATGTCAAGGTTAGACATGAACTAAACATGCCCTTAATCCCGAACTTTATTAGGAAACTATACTTGCATACACAACAtaactagtatttttttttaaaggaacaaCATAACTAGTACAGTACTCGGATAGCTTACATCCAACTCAGACAAAGTAATAAAGCGGCACATCGAAGTTTCACACATCAAATTTGCAACTATGAACAGCTTAAAGCATTATTGCGCCTCGAAAACAAGTGTTGACATGCACACTAACATGATCACTTACCCGCGCATAGGCACCAGCAAAGTATGACTGGTCGAGGACAAATTTAACTTGCAGGGTCTAATCAGCTTATCGTGATTAAGCTTTTGCACATGGCATAAACCCCCTGTTCTGCATTCCAATTGTCGGATCGAGCACATGAAAGCTCATCAGAAGTACAGGCGTCACAAGCAGTGGCTGGATAGCCATGTCTAAATGCTATAAAAAAGAAGTATAAATTACAGACAACAGCACAATATATTGTCACTAAAATCTGCAGTTCGTGTCATTCTGACTGCTCGTATCCAGATAAGGGAAAATTAATCATATGACTTTGGTAATATATCCTAAGTTGATCATCTTTTGATCATATATCCTATAGGGACTAGTTCATAATAAAATTTTGTATCATTTAAGAGATGTGAAGGATAGACTTTGTTATAAACTAAGTACTTGCGACACATTTGACCAAAGATGATCACCTTAGAATATATTATCAAAGTCACAACAACTTTCCGACATATGATCAAATTTCCCCCAGATCAACGACCAAAGCGACGCTTGCCAAAGTAGCAGATAGCACATCAAATTCTCAATTGCGCAGGTTGTGGCATTCTGATCACTTGGATGAAAGTCTCAAAAACACAGACCATCTAACTCTATGAGAAGCTTGTAAAATTCGCAGTGGAGGTGAAAATTGCACACTAAATCCCACCCTTAGTTGACAAAATCTCACCGCAAAAGCACCCAACAGCGCGCGAATGGACGAAGCGGCTCGAGGGAAGGCAAGGGTTACCGTGATTTGAGGGGAAACGTGAAGATTTCAGAGACATTTTTCCACGACTAGCTCGATCATCTGGAATAATTTTGGGGGCCGTCCGGGTGGATTGCGCGTCCGCGACGAACAAAAACTGGGCAACGGGCGCCGCCTCCACCTCGACCTCCACTGCCTGTTCCTTCCCCCTCCCCTCGGCAGCCGTCCAAGAGCGAGTCCGATAGCTGCTCCTGGACGTGTCGCCAACCAGAGGCCGCCCGCTGCAGGCGTACTACCTGCACCGGCGCGCGCACTCTCCGCttcgtgccgccgccgccggtctGGCTCGCCGTCGAAAACGCA harbors:
- the LOC133889793 gene encoding uncharacterized protein LOC133889793 codes for the protein MEYERIHQKAQAGALSPTKLRMKLLGAHNRVRVITNNSSSRTSPAKNTETSQAQNRLLVCDVLEEVSDSSDGSKRPSAINQTEAVEKDSALDSNKVLNTSKSSVPQPASSSNSSMIHPVRTVEEDSNDCDSGLDNASASSFEFHGGERAVTQNPAVGYFSRQTSSKWNDAEKWIVNRQNVNQNISKGTAQNQTANQMNSAASRGVIVPKNFGRPVQNLKRVNPAYSASRSILERLSFASHQPKLVRHADVFPVNNASATSEYHKANDTGSSIAVKPCNDPKAIPTVQSVSVRDVGTEMTPIPSQEPSRTGTPLGSMTPTRSPNCSIPSTPIGGRSIASPGEDNTDDGPYFNRKGDTNELLDTEMRLKTRKEIAALGIQLGKMNIATWASKEELELVSAAPSIADLEQMRKEYAARAASYEEAETSKHTARFKKEEVKIEVWESRQRAKIESKMRRIEEHAERMRSEAMAKMAEKLEMTRHLAEEKRASANARMNQQATIAVQKAEKIRRTGRIPGSNIICCCSCFCEP